In Sphingobium sp. B2D3C, a genomic segment contains:
- a CDS encoding iron-containing alcohol dehydrogenase, with translation MSPQQISMKQVALLHFGPDVSARLVDDLLKIGSKSALIVTTPPIRDAAERVAGPLRAQGLRTEIWCDSGSEPSVSDFEALLAIAQSRAADAVIGIGGGSSMDLAKLAAALMDGRQTIADVQRDGLSGPRRCWLACIPTTAGTGSEVSPIAILLDENDLLKKGVVSEHLVPDAAYIDPMLTMSMPPAVTAATGLDALTHCIEAYANRFAHPVIDTFALAGVRLVFRSLLNAVRNGSDVQARTDMARASFYGGLCLGPVNTAAVHALAYPLGGEFHVAHGVSNAILLPHVLAFNLPAAEARYADIAMAAGADGNGTTAEIARAGLRLIEGLCRDCGVLMRLSDHGVPADALDRMTDGAMTVTRLLDRNVRPVEWRDARQIYGAAF, from the coding sequence ATGAGTCCCCAGCAGATCAGCATGAAACAGGTGGCGCTCCTCCATTTCGGGCCGGATGTGTCGGCGCGGTTGGTCGATGATCTTCTCAAGATCGGTTCGAAGTCTGCCCTTATCGTGACGACGCCACCGATACGCGACGCCGCGGAGCGGGTCGCCGGCCCCTTGCGGGCGCAAGGCTTGCGCACCGAAATCTGGTGCGACAGCGGCAGCGAGCCATCCGTAAGCGACTTCGAGGCCTTGCTGGCGATAGCCCAAAGTCGGGCCGCAGATGCCGTCATCGGCATCGGCGGCGGCAGCTCGATGGATCTTGCGAAACTCGCCGCCGCCCTGATGGATGGCCGCCAGACGATCGCGGATGTTCAGCGCGACGGCCTGTCTGGCCCGCGCAGATGCTGGCTCGCGTGCATCCCGACCACCGCAGGCACCGGCAGCGAGGTTTCGCCCATTGCCATCCTGCTGGATGAGAATGACCTGCTCAAGAAGGGCGTGGTGAGCGAGCATCTGGTGCCGGATGCCGCCTATATCGACCCGATGCTCACGATGTCGATGCCGCCCGCCGTCACTGCTGCGACCGGGCTGGACGCGCTGACTCATTGCATCGAAGCCTATGCCAACCGCTTTGCCCACCCGGTGATCGATACCTTCGCGTTGGCGGGCGTGCGGCTGGTCTTCCGCAGTTTGCTCAACGCCGTGCGCAATGGCAGCGATGTGCAAGCGCGGACGGACATGGCGCGGGCCAGCTTCTATGGGGGCCTGTGCCTTGGCCCGGTGAACACGGCCGCGGTTCATGCGCTGGCTTATCCGCTCGGCGGTGAGTTCCATGTCGCCCACGGCGTGTCGAACGCCATCCTTCTGCCGCACGTCCTTGCCTTCAACCTGCCAGCGGCGGAGGCACGCTACGCCGACATCGCGATGGCGGCTGGCGCGGATGGCAACGGAACGACGGCCGAGATCGCGCGCGCAGGGCTGCGTTTAATCGAAGGATTGTGCCGCGATTGCGGCGTGCTGATGCGCCTGTCCGACCATGGCGTGCCGGCCGATGCGCTGGACCGGATGACGGATGGCGCAATGACCGTCACCCGCTTGCTGGACCGCAATGTGCGCCCCGTCGAATGGCGTGACGCGCGCCAAATCTACGGCGCTGCATTCTGA
- a CDS encoding spinster family MFS transporter, whose protein sequence is MTVHHDAHDPGVSQATAGPTLGAPADDTDMPTRGQAHYSLFVLTVVVLFTVVDRQVLALLILPVQRDFGISDTQAALLLGAAFSLTYAIAGLPIARIADTRNRRNIVAACIAFWSGATMLCGLAQNYTHLFLARMGIGAGESGYGPATWSIVTDSYPREKVAFGTGVLSIGATVGTGLALFMGGAVLAMVEHFPTVSLPFGGTIRPWQWAFIIVGAPGLIWALVVLTTKEPARRGLKGRKLKSVPVKDVARFMRDDWRVYLAAIGGLAMKLLMVMGISQWMPTLYHREFGWELSDVGMITGGIAMVLSPIALLLGARVSERWMKQGRSDANLRIVFYGLCVSVPCYIVAPLLPNPWIVLTLQSVAVFVSAMGAGPAIAAFQLVTPNSMRAQVSSVSQFCTNVLAFAVGPLLVAILTDYLFRDPQLLNYSISLSTALLGPLTLLITWQGLKPFARSVDRMALEAGQ, encoded by the coding sequence TTGACTGTCCATCACGATGCGCATGATCCTGGCGTTTCCCAAGCAACCGCTGGTCCCACGCTTGGCGCGCCGGCAGATGACACGGACATGCCGACCCGCGGGCAAGCGCATTATTCGCTTTTCGTGCTGACGGTCGTCGTCCTGTTCACGGTCGTGGATCGTCAGGTTCTCGCATTGCTGATCCTGCCCGTGCAGCGCGATTTCGGTATTTCCGATACGCAGGCGGCTCTGTTGCTGGGCGCGGCCTTTTCGCTGACCTATGCAATCGCCGGCCTGCCCATCGCCCGCATCGCGGACACCCGCAACCGCCGCAACATCGTCGCCGCCTGCATCGCTTTCTGGAGCGGGGCCACGATGCTGTGCGGTCTGGCTCAAAACTACACGCATCTCTTCCTCGCGCGCATGGGCATCGGCGCCGGCGAGTCGGGCTATGGCCCGGCGACCTGGTCGATCGTGACGGACTCCTACCCACGGGAAAAGGTGGCCTTTGGAACCGGTGTGCTTTCCATCGGCGCGACGGTGGGCACGGGCCTTGCCCTCTTCATGGGCGGCGCGGTGCTCGCGATGGTCGAACACTTCCCGACCGTCAGCCTGCCTTTCGGCGGCACGATCCGCCCCTGGCAGTGGGCCTTCATCATCGTCGGCGCGCCGGGCCTCATCTGGGCGCTCGTCGTGCTGACCACCAAGGAACCAGCGCGGCGTGGACTGAAAGGCCGTAAGCTGAAAAGCGTCCCGGTGAAGGATGTCGCCCGCTTCATGCGCGATGACTGGCGCGTCTATCTCGCTGCGATCGGCGGCCTCGCCATGAAGCTGCTGATGGTTATGGGGATCTCGCAATGGATGCCAACGCTCTACCACCGCGAATTCGGCTGGGAGCTGTCCGATGTCGGCATGATCACGGGCGGGATCGCCATGGTCCTCTCGCCCATCGCCCTGCTGCTCGGCGCGCGCGTCTCGGAACGCTGGATGAAGCAGGGGCGCTCCGACGCTAATCTGCGCATCGTCTTCTACGGCCTGTGCGTGTCGGTGCCCTGCTACATCGTCGCGCCGCTGCTGCCCAATCCCTGGATAGTGCTGACGCTTCAATCGGTGGCCGTGTTCGTTTCCGCTATGGGCGCCGGCCCTGCCATCGCCGCCTTCCAGCTTGTCACGCCCAACAGCATGCGCGCGCAGGTCAGTTCGGTGAGCCAGTTCTGCACCAATGTTCTGGCCTTTGCGGTGGGCCCGCTCCTCGTCGCGATCCTGACGGACTATCTCTTCCGCGATCCGCAACTGCTCAACTACTCCATCTCGCTAAGCACTGCCCTGCTTGGCCCATTGACCCTTTTGATCACCTGGCAGGGCCTCAAGCCATTCGCCCGCAGCGTCGACCGCATGGCCCTGGAGGCCGGGCAATGA
- a CDS encoding amidohydrolase family protein: MAPIDTLEIIDAQIHEPFPAVRPNGADMHLLTRMQIELAREAMDAIGVDRALAVTDDAFIELASTLFPGRFPGVHTFFPIVDDFGPAVRKVAANPAMVAGRALVGNFATAEMRPEFDTGKFDTLYAAAEEVGLPIFNSTHGGCARMAEIAERHPTLTLIIDHIGVAQHPVSPPETMSWATFPDLLDLARYPNIAVKLCGAPLLSEESYPFEDLWPRLDQLIAAFGAERIMWASDYTRLRTADLPRGARPRRRGLTYAESLNFLLRSDRLSLADKRQIFGGTATRLLRLPPIGTDWPMPEMRW, from the coding sequence ATGGCCCCGATCGACACGCTCGAAATCATCGACGCGCAAATCCATGAGCCTTTCCCTGCAGTTCGGCCGAACGGGGCAGACATGCACCTGTTGACAAGGATGCAGATCGAACTCGCGCGCGAAGCGATGGACGCGATCGGCGTCGACCGGGCGCTCGCCGTCACCGACGACGCGTTCATCGAACTCGCCAGCACCCTCTTCCCGGGGCGCTTCCCGGGGGTCCATACCTTCTTCCCGATCGTCGACGACTTCGGCCCTGCTGTCCGCAAGGTCGCAGCCAATCCCGCCATGGTGGCAGGGCGCGCATTGGTCGGAAACTTCGCGACAGCGGAAATGCGCCCAGAGTTCGATACCGGAAAGTTCGATACCCTTTATGCGGCGGCAGAAGAGGTCGGCCTGCCCATCTTCAACTCCACCCACGGCGGATGCGCGCGCATGGCGGAGATTGCCGAACGGCATCCCACCTTGACGCTGATCATCGACCATATCGGCGTCGCGCAGCACCCCGTGTCGCCGCCAGAGACGATGTCCTGGGCGACCTTCCCCGATCTGCTCGACCTTGCCCGCTACCCCAACATTGCCGTGAAGCTCTGCGGCGCCCCGCTCCTGTCAGAAGAGTCTTACCCTTTCGAGGATCTGTGGCCGCGGCTCGACCAGTTGATTGCCGCGTTCGGGGCGGAGCGGATCATGTGGGCCAGCGATTATACGCGCTTGCGCACGGCCGATCTTCCCCGCGGTGCCCGCCCAAGGCGCCGCGGACTGACCTATGCCGAAAGCCTCAACTTTCTGCTGCGGAGCGACCGGCTGAGCCTTGCGGACAAGCGCCAGATTTTCGGCGGCACAGCCACCCGCCTGCTGCGCCTGCCCCCCATCGGTACGGACTGGCCGATGCCCGAGATGCGCTGGTAG
- a CDS encoding isopenicillin N synthase family dioxygenase, whose protein sequence is MTVGTNVVYPPTRSFKISTIDQPTRSLPAWTMTTRLATQMESMMLDVLSDLVAGKAGVDDQPAQGADLPDTLPVVDISRLQGSARDRETLIAHLRSVLHRFGFFYLKGHGVDPALCAAALAVSKQFFALPEEDKLAIEMIRSPHFRGYCRAGMELTGGKPDWREQVDFDREEAPLPTGPDTPAWHRAIGPNQWPDALPEMRGIILAYQAEVTRVGIEVLRAIALALGQNEDAFAPMYKSGPRQHLKIVRYPGRDQATSKQGVGAHKDGGLITILLQDVLPGLQVQLEDGSWIDAPPVPGTFVVNTGELLELATNGFVHADVHCATSPEPGTARYSIPFFLGASHEGSIPLIELPPELRAVERGVSSDPDNPLFRDVGMNHLKARLRSHPDVAARFYADCV, encoded by the coding sequence ATGACGGTGGGAACAAATGTGGTTTACCCACCGACACGGTCGTTCAAAATCAGCACCATTGATCAGCCAACGCGATCATTGCCCGCCTGGACAATGACTACACGCTTGGCGACGCAAATGGAGAGTATGATGTTGGACGTTCTTTCAGATCTTGTGGCTGGGAAAGCCGGCGTTGACGATCAACCCGCACAGGGTGCCGATCTGCCTGACACCCTGCCGGTCGTGGACATCTCCAGACTGCAAGGCAGCGCGCGAGACCGTGAGACGCTGATCGCACATCTGAGGAGTGTGCTGCACCGTTTCGGCTTCTTCTACCTTAAGGGTCATGGCGTCGACCCCGCGCTGTGCGCCGCAGCCCTCGCCGTCTCCAAGCAGTTCTTCGCATTGCCGGAGGAAGACAAGCTCGCCATTGAAATGATCAGATCGCCGCATTTCCGGGGCTATTGCCGGGCCGGCATGGAACTGACAGGCGGTAAGCCCGACTGGCGCGAGCAGGTGGATTTCGACCGCGAGGAAGCCCCGCTGCCCACTGGCCCCGACACACCCGCCTGGCATCGCGCCATCGGGCCCAATCAGTGGCCCGATGCCCTGCCGGAGATGCGAGGCATCATTCTGGCCTATCAGGCGGAGGTGACGCGGGTCGGGATCGAAGTCCTCCGCGCGATCGCCCTGGCGCTCGGCCAGAACGAAGATGCCTTTGCGCCCATGTACAAGTCGGGCCCACGCCAGCATCTCAAGATCGTGCGCTATCCCGGTCGCGATCAAGCCACGTCGAAACAGGGCGTCGGCGCCCATAAGGATGGCGGGCTGATCACCATCTTGCTGCAAGACGTGCTGCCGGGTCTGCAGGTCCAGCTTGAGGACGGATCGTGGATCGATGCGCCGCCTGTGCCGGGCACATTCGTCGTGAACACCGGAGAACTGCTTGAACTGGCCACCAACGGCTTCGTCCACGCAGACGTCCATTGCGCCACCTCACCAGAGCCCGGCACGGCGCGCTATTCCATTCCGTTCTTTCTCGGCGCGAGCCACGAAGGCAGCATCCCCCTGATCGAACTGCCCCCCGAACTCCGCGCAGTCGAACGCGGGGTGAGTTCAGACCCCGACAACCCACTGTTTCGCGACGTCGGCATGAACCACCTCAAGGCGCGCTTGAGATCCCACCCTGATGTAGCAGCACGGTTTTACGCCGATTGCGTGTAA
- a CDS encoding helix-turn-helix transcriptional regulator: MAQNISVSPINGSWNSGFALYQAATYVGTPHRPVIVAATTNSQSEIQLFDWLVPERFEVISGGGSDNRAAKFCFYIANRPTWIGRGDGEIQEIPEHKLVVINTNDPIRTISLGDTRHLTLVLPHWMVARQVPEPLHLSTAATVLPDANGLAARDIMFALRSCIGLAQFPSISTKLVDGFLDTLRPVKADDHSPGLHKRSADVLRVREIIARNFSDPDFSAADIARALGISTRYLHLICQVEESPARMIRNFRLQQAEALLKSPAWQDRSITDIALECGFNSSSQFSTSFRSYAGVSPRQLRYGRIA, encoded by the coding sequence ATGGCACAGAACATTTCAGTTTCGCCAATCAATGGGTCGTGGAACAGTGGCTTTGCCTTGTATCAGGCGGCGACATATGTCGGCACGCCACATCGGCCTGTCATCGTGGCCGCGACCACGAACAGTCAGAGCGAAATCCAGCTCTTTGACTGGCTGGTGCCCGAGCGTTTCGAGGTCATAAGCGGCGGCGGTTCCGACAATCGCGCTGCGAAATTCTGCTTCTACATCGCGAACCGTCCCACCTGGATCGGCCGAGGCGATGGCGAAATACAGGAAATCCCGGAACATAAACTCGTCGTCATCAATACGAACGATCCAATCAGGACGATCAGCCTTGGCGACACGCGGCATCTTACGCTCGTTCTGCCTCACTGGATGGTCGCGCGCCAAGTTCCAGAGCCGCTTCATCTGAGCACAGCAGCGACTGTCTTGCCCGATGCCAATGGGCTCGCAGCGCGCGACATCATGTTTGCGCTTCGATCATGCATTGGGTTGGCGCAGTTTCCTTCGATCAGCACGAAGCTGGTGGACGGCTTCCTTGATACTCTGCGTCCCGTCAAAGCCGATGACCATAGCCCTGGCTTGCACAAGCGCAGCGCCGATGTGCTGCGCGTTCGCGAGATCATCGCACGAAACTTCAGCGATCCCGATTTTTCAGCGGCGGATATTGCGCGCGCACTCGGGATATCCACGCGCTACCTGCACCTCATCTGCCAGGTTGAAGAGTCACCCGCCCGGATGATCCGGAATTTCCGGCTCCAACAAGCAGAGGCGCTCCTCAAATCGCCAGCCTGGCAGGATAGATCCATCACCGACATTGCGCTGGAGTGTGGCTTTAACAGCAGCAGTCAGTTCAGCACCAGCTTTCGGTCCTATGCCGGGGTTTCGCCACGGCAGTTGCGATATGGCCGCATTGCTTAG
- a CDS encoding TonB-dependent receptor encodes MWKGSDSLSGFCVLAALVATPGVAQTGPASEPSATIEDIVVTARRTAETLQNAPVAVSVIGGGALERAGITGLTDLQSRLPAVEFQTATSTPIVTVRGVGTFSTQAGVDSAIAYTVDGIFLAHPQAYPPVLVDIARVESLRGPQGTLYGRNSNGGAINFLTNEPVLGQVQANIALTAGNYATFGSEAMLNVPMGEKAAIRFAFGSNRRDGFYPDGYSNAADWVGRARLLVQPSDQLKIVLSADRSKLSNDGAGWDYCPPNTTSALCAGRPFRPYTGLSGRNLADFNHSDSWSVYNQIDLTLPWATLTSLTGYRDNDFLARQTQVLGTSSSGFIQGVRSKLFTQELRLASPAQSPFKWLLGGFYARETGPASQTFNQDEVPYFSSDPHLVTTSKAVFGEVTVPLASMLRVIGGLRYTDEEKSATGVVRTISPTSTTELPILQNFRTRKWTWKAGAELDLAETSLVYATVSTGFKSGGINQVPQLPGFTGSYRPETITAYQLGSKNRLLGNRLQINGEVFYYDYKDFQALQVIRDAAIPGFFIQTTNSQKSSMYGGELEAEVAVSSAGRLSLAATWLHARFDTYIIGATNLSGKQIQAAPDFTLGGAYEHRFDFDSGARLTFGIDSKYVTGHFVANSNAPGSYQDGYLRSNASLTFETPNRAWQISAFVRNIEDKAQIAAFQPSANGDLVLLNPPRTFGATVKWRY; translated from the coding sequence ATGTGGAAGGGCTCTGACAGTCTGTCGGGTTTTTGCGTGCTGGCGGCCTTGGTGGCAACGCCGGGGGTGGCGCAGACGGGACCGGCAAGCGAACCATCGGCAACGATCGAGGACATTGTCGTCACCGCGCGTCGGACGGCAGAGACGTTGCAGAACGCACCGGTTGCCGTCTCGGTGATCGGCGGCGGCGCCCTCGAGCGGGCCGGCATCACCGGGTTGACGGACCTGCAGAGCCGGCTGCCCGCTGTGGAATTCCAGACAGCGACGAGCACGCCGATCGTCACCGTGCGCGGTGTTGGCACGTTCAGCACGCAGGCCGGTGTCGATTCCGCCATAGCCTATACGGTCGATGGCATCTTTCTGGCCCATCCCCAGGCCTATCCCCCGGTTCTGGTCGACATCGCGCGCGTGGAGTCTCTGCGTGGACCGCAGGGCACGCTCTACGGCCGCAACTCAAATGGCGGCGCGATCAACTTCCTGACCAACGAACCGGTGCTGGGGCAAGTGCAGGCAAATATCGCGCTGACTGCGGGCAATTATGCGACCTTCGGTTCCGAGGCGATGCTGAACGTGCCCATGGGTGAAAAGGCCGCGATCCGTTTCGCGTTCGGCTCGAACAGGCGCGATGGCTTCTATCCCGATGGGTACAGCAATGCCGCTGATTGGGTCGGGCGCGCGCGTCTACTGGTCCAGCCCAGCGATCAACTAAAGATCGTCCTCAGTGCCGACCGCTCCAAGCTGAGCAACGATGGCGCGGGTTGGGACTATTGCCCGCCCAACACCACCAGCGCTTTGTGCGCCGGCCGCCCTTTCCGCCCCTATACCGGGCTGAGCGGACGCAACCTCGCGGATTTCAATCATAGCGATAGCTGGTCGGTCTATAATCAGATTGATCTCACGCTCCCCTGGGCCACGCTCACCTCGCTCACTGGCTACCGCGACAACGACTTCCTCGCCCGGCAGACGCAGGTGCTGGGCACGTCGTCCTCAGGCTTTATCCAGGGTGTGCGCAGCAAATTGTTCACGCAGGAGCTGCGCCTCGCATCGCCTGCCCAGTCGCCTTTCAAATGGCTCCTCGGCGGCTTTTACGCACGCGAGACCGGCCCGGCCTCACAGACCTTCAATCAGGACGAGGTCCCCTACTTCTCCAGCGATCCGCATCTGGTGACGACTTCGAAAGCGGTGTTCGGCGAAGTCACCGTGCCCCTCGCCTCCATGCTGCGGGTCATCGGCGGGCTGCGCTATACCGACGAGGAGAAGTCCGCGACGGGTGTGGTCCGCACCATCTCGCCGACCTCCACCACCGAACTGCCGATCCTGCAGAATTTCCGGACCCGCAAATGGACCTGGAAAGCCGGGGCAGAGCTCGATCTGGCCGAGACGTCGCTGGTCTACGCAACGGTCAGCACCGGCTTCAAATCGGGCGGCATCAATCAGGTTCCGCAACTGCCTGGCTTCACCGGCTCCTACCGGCCCGAGACGATTACTGCCTATCAGTTAGGGTCGAAGAACCGCCTGCTCGGCAACCGCCTCCAGATCAACGGCGAAGTCTTCTATTATGATTACAAGGATTTCCAGGCGCTGCAGGTGATCCGCGACGCCGCCATTCCCGGCTTCTTCATCCAGACGACCAATTCGCAGAAATCATCGATGTACGGCGGCGAGTTGGAGGCCGAGGTCGCCGTTTCCTCCGCGGGTCGCCTGTCGCTAGCGGCCACCTGGCTCCATGCCCGCTTTGATACCTATATCATTGGCGCGACCAACCTGTCGGGCAAGCAGATCCAGGCCGCGCCCGATTTCACGCTAGGTGGCGCCTACGAGCACCGGTTCGATTTCGACAGCGGCGCCCGCCTGACCTTCGGCATCGACAGCAAATATGTGACGGGACATTTCGTGGCCAACAGCAACGCCCCCGGCTCCTATCAGGATGGCTATTTGCGCTCCAATGCGAGCTTGACCTTCGAAACCCCCAATCGCGCGTGGCAGATCTCGGCGTTCGTCAGGAACATCGAGGACAAGGCGCAGATCGCGGCCTTCCAGCCGTCCGCAAATGGCGACTTGGTGCTGCTCAATCCGCCGCGCACCTTCGGCGCGACGGTCAAATGGCGCTACTGA
- a CDS encoding 12-oxophytodienoate reductase encodes MTDQSSLLFDQFTLKGRQLANRFVLPGMQRGWSVDGAPTDTLTDYYVRRVKGGAGLIITESVAVDHPSATRSAVFSRLDEGTFEAWRQCVGAVRAAGGHILLQLWHEGAVRKDEDLGDGVVVTPTLSPSGLMAADRPRGRAATLEELEEIKQAFVRSALLAQKAGADGIELHGAHGYFLDQFLWEQTNRRSDRYGGQSLPERARYPAEIARSVRAACGEDFIISFRFSQWKEIDLKARIAETPEELALFVSLLRDSGVDILHVSTRRFWEAAWPESDKTLAAWVRQLSGLPVIAVGSVGLSTDIMETAQGLESHSDVQASIAILDQGLQRSDFDLVAVGRGQISDPEWVNKVREQRYGDIIAFSRKALGKLDGETDHMEGVPPKA; translated from the coding sequence ATGACGGATCAGTCCTCCCTCCTCTTCGACCAGTTCACTTTGAAAGGGCGGCAACTCGCCAATCGCTTCGTCCTCCCCGGCATGCAACGCGGATGGAGCGTCGACGGCGCGCCGACCGATACGCTCACCGATTACTACGTGCGGCGCGTGAAGGGTGGCGCGGGCCTTATCATCACGGAGTCGGTCGCGGTCGATCACCCCAGCGCGACACGGTCGGCTGTTTTCAGCCGGTTGGACGAAGGCACGTTCGAGGCCTGGCGCCAGTGCGTTGGGGCAGTGCGCGCGGCAGGCGGGCACATTCTCCTGCAACTCTGGCATGAGGGCGCCGTGCGCAAGGATGAGGACCTGGGAGACGGGGTGGTCGTCACGCCGACACTCAGCCCATCCGGATTGATGGCGGCGGACCGACCGCGTGGTCGGGCGGCGACGCTTGAGGAACTCGAGGAAATCAAACAGGCCTTCGTTCGCTCCGCGCTTCTCGCGCAAAAGGCCGGGGCAGACGGCATAGAACTGCACGGCGCGCACGGCTATTTTCTCGATCAGTTTCTGTGGGAGCAAACCAACCGCCGCTCGGATCGCTATGGTGGCCAGTCGCTGCCCGAGCGGGCGCGCTATCCTGCCGAAATTGCGCGAAGCGTACGTGCAGCCTGCGGGGAAGATTTCATCATCTCCTTTCGCTTTTCCCAGTGGAAGGAGATCGATCTCAAGGCGCGGATCGCCGAGACGCCAGAGGAGCTGGCGCTATTCGTCTCGCTGCTGCGGGACTCAGGAGTCGATATTCTCCACGTGTCGACGCGACGTTTCTGGGAGGCTGCCTGGCCGGAGAGCGACAAGACGCTGGCCGCTTGGGTCAGGCAACTGAGCGGACTCCCGGTCATCGCCGTGGGCAGCGTCGGACTGAGCACGGACATCATGGAAACGGCTCAGGGCCTGGAATCGCACTCCGATGTACAGGCGAGCATCGCTATTCTCGACCAGGGTCTGCAGCGGAGCGACTTCGACCTTGTCGCTGTCGGGCGCGGGCAGATTAGCGACCCCGAATGGGTCAACAAGGTGCGGGAGCAGCGTTATGGTGACATCATCGCCTTTTCCCGCAAAGCGCTTGGTAAGCTCGATGGGGAAACGGACCATATGGAGGGTGTGCCCCCAAAGGCCTGA